One Periplaneta americana isolate PAMFEO1 chromosome 8, P.americana_PAMFEO1_priV1, whole genome shotgun sequence genomic region harbors:
- the LOC138704442 gene encoding ankyrin repeat domain-containing protein 50-like has product MDIAGHIAILLGCIIACYSLVLKPLTPHVIRVREGVSVTLEAYVESDEDNLWFFGPGNMKLGDFDHRVTITREEFKMKLHIWRVDRFQSGVYFLKGFDVWSNERLNWTVIVQVVPDFHVSMETAFTCGINVEEPELSCGTSHDSGVTWEYEGCDVTIRDWNHNIMKEYDQCGELSTLDSAERQKRLLEAAKIGDVILASVLLTLGTPVDTGKDSDKNPLCEASRQRHIELTQLLLNTGANFSAGFLCDIFGDGFEYRKILTPFHCAVWSGSLSVVEIFLARGINPISNNETVHAVPPFLFAALSGSVPLVEAFISWGADWNCTDSEDRTAIFYAARSGSDLLVWKLIDLGAKPQSVDVNGNSLLFFAARSGSVSLVKFLVSLGADPLHKNSFNETAMVPATHSGSVLMMEIFLNLGLSPSSQDRLGRSLIHITILKSDFLLTQFLISAGAEVNVVDNEGKTPLLLAAVMGHLQIIQKLIKAGARRDAVDRERRTALHWSAKEGHLQVTQYLIEAGVSINLADNRGNTALHYAAGGNHLQVTQYLIEAGASINLLDFVGGTALHSAAIEGHLQVTQYLIKAGASINIADDIGYTPLHWAAIGDHLQVTQYLIEAGASINPLDIGGDTPLHCAAMDGHLQVTQNLIKAGASINLGDKSGYTPLHWAAIGDHLQVTQYLIEAGASINLLDNEGNTPLHCAAMEGHLQVTQYLVETGASINLANNRGYTPLRWAGIGNHLQVIQYLIQAGASINLLDNEGYSPLHCAAIEGNLQVTQYLIETGANLDFVDKESLTLLHFAALKGFFEITQILVKAGANPNAVDNEGKTPLHLAAENGNLQDVEILIKVGAVPDVVDNEGKTALHWAAFKGHLRIVEFLIRCGVSPTASDRTGKKPLDLARQANRREVVEYLSGLKE; this is encoded by the exons ATGGATATCGCAGGACACATCGCTATACTCCTGGGTTGCATCATTGCAT GTTACAGCTTGGTTCTAAAGCCCTTAACACCACACGTAATACGCGTGAGAGAAGGGGTCAGCGTGACACTGGAAGCGTACGTGGAGTCAGACGAAGATAACTTGTGGTTCTTCGGTCCAGGGAATATGAAACTGGGAGATTTTGATCACAGAGTGACCATCACCAGGGAGGAGTTTAAAATGAAGCTTCATATCTGGAGGGTGGACCGCTTTCAGTCCGGCGTCTACTTTTTGAAAGGGTTCGACGTCTGGAGTAACGAACGCCTCAACTGGACTGTGATCGTACAAG TTGTTCCTGATTTTCACGTTTCCATGGAAACCGCCTTCACGTGCGGCATCAATGTTGAGGAACCAGAACTGAGCTGTGGAACTTCGCATGACTCTGGCGTTACATGGGAGTATGAGGGGTGTGACGTCACAATCAGGGACTGGAAccacaatataatgaaagaataCGACCAATGTGGG GAACTCTCTACACTTGATTCTGCTGAGAGACAAAAACGTCTGTTAGAAGCAGCCAAGATTGGAGACGTCATATTGGCATCTGTGCTGCTGACGTTGGGAACACCAGTAGATACAGGGAAAGATTCTGACAAAAATCCACTTTGTGAGGCTTCCCGACAAAGGCACATCGAATTAACACAGCTACTTTTGAACACAGGTGCAAATTTTTCTGCAGGATTTCTTTGTGATATATTCGGAGATGGATTTGAGTACAGAAAGATATTAACTCCCTTTCATTGCGCAGTGTGGTCGGGATCACTTTCTGTAGTAGAAATATTTCTTGCTCGCGGCATAAACCCAATCTCTAACAATGAAACTGTTCATGCTGTTCCACCCTTTCTGTTTGCAGCTCTGTCAGGATCTGTACCACTCGTTGAAGCATTCATATCCTGGGGCGCTGATTGGAATTGCACGGACAGCGAAGATCGTACTGCAATATTTTATGCAGCACGATCAGGATCTGATTTGCTTGTTTGGAAATTGATAGACTTAGGTGCGAAGCCACAGTCTGTTGATGTTAATGGTAACAGTCTCTTGTTCTTCGCTGCTAGATCAGGCTCCGTTTCTTTAGTGAAATTTCTCGTATCCCTTGGTGCAGACCCTTTGCATAAGAACTCTTTCAATGAAACAGCTATGGTTCCTGCAACACATTCAGGATCCGTTTTGATGATGGAAATATTTCTAAATTTGGGATTGAGTCCTTCCTCACAGGATAGGCTGGGAAGGTCACTAATACACATAACAATCCTTAAAAGTGACTTTTTACTTACTCAGTTTCTTATCAGTGCTGGTGCTGAAGTAAATGTTGTGGACAACGAAGGTAAGACACCACTTCTTTTGGCAGCAGTTATGGGTCATTTGCAAATTATTCAGAAACTTATCAAAGCAGGAGCTCGGAGAGACGCTGTGGACAGAGAGCGGAGAACAGCGCTCCACTGGTCAGCAAAAGAGGGTCACTTGCAAGTTACTCAGTATCTTATCGAAGCAGGCGTTAGCATAAATCTTGCTGACAATAGGGGTAATACAGCGCTCCATTATGCAGCAGGAGGGAATCACTTGCAGGTTACTCAGTATCTTATCGAAGCAGGTGCTAGCATAAATCTTTTGGACTTTGTGGGTGGTACAGCGCTCCATTCGGCAGCAATAGAGGGTCACTTGCAAGTTACTCAGTATCTTATCAAAGCAGGCGCTAGCATAAATATTGCTGACGATATTGGTTATACACCGCTCCATTGGGCAGCAATAGGAGATCACTTGCAAGTTACACAGTATCTTATCGAAGCAGGTGCTAGCATAAATCCTTTGGACATTGGGGGTGATACACCACTCCACTGTGCAGCAATGGATGGTCACTTGCAAGTTACTCAGAATCTTATCAAAGCAGGCGCTAGCATAAATCTTGGTGACAAGAGTGGTTATACACCGCTCCATTGGGCAGCAATAGGAGATCACTTGCAAGTTACGCAGTATCTTATCGAAGCAGGCGCTAGCATAAATCTTTTGGACAATGAGGGTAATACACCGCTCCACTGTGCAGCAATGGAGGGTCACTTGCAAGTTACTCAGTATCTTGTCGAAACAGGCGCTAGCATAAATCTTGCTAACAATAGGGGTTATACACCACTCCGTTGGGCAGGAATAGGGAATCACTTGCAAGTTATTCAGTATCTTATCCAAGCAGGCGCTAGCATAAATCTTTTGGACAATGAGGGTTATTCACCACTACACTGTGCAGCAATAGAGGGTAACTTGCAAGTTACTCAGTATCTTATCGAAACAGGTGCTAACCTAGACTTTGTTGATAAAGAAAGTTTAACACTGCTTCATTTTGCGGCACTTAAAGGTTTCTTTGAAATTACTCAGATTCTTGTCAAAGCAGGCGCTAACCCAAACGCAGTGGACAATGAAGGCAAGACACCGCTGCATCTTGCGGCAGAAAATGGTAACTTGCAAGATGTTGAGATTCTTATCAAGGTAGGCGCTGTCCCTGATGTTGTGGACAATGAAGGAAAAACAGCCCTTCACTGGGCGGCATTTAAGGGCCATTTACGAATAGTTGAGTTTCTTATCAGATGTGGTGTGAGCCCTACAGCTAGTGATAGAACTGGCAAGAAACCCTTAGACTTGGCCAGGCAGGCGAACAGACGTGAAGTGGTAGAATATCTGTCAGGACTGAAAGAATGA